The following are encoded together in the Acipenser ruthenus chromosome 24, fAciRut3.2 maternal haplotype, whole genome shotgun sequence genome:
- the LOC117963306 gene encoding ras-like protein family member 10B produces the protein MHWPAGSQSRRHGMVSTFKIAILGAQGVGKTAIVRQFLFNEYNEAYLPSKTRRVYLPAAVLNEHAHNLQIMDFPPIASFPVNTLQEWADARCRGVHSAHAYILVYDICCFDSFEYIKTIRQQILQTRMIDTPIIIVGNKRDLQSGRVIPRRNVSNLVKRSWKCGYVECSAKYNWHVLLLFRELLQSMGCARCKHVHAAIRFQGALRRDRCSLM, from the exons ATGCACTGGCCGGCGGGTTCccagagcaggaggcacggcatGGTGAGCACCTTCAAGATCGCCATCCTCGGGGCTCAGGGGGTGGGCAAGACCGCCATCGTGCGGCAGTTCCTCTTCAACGAATACAATGAGGCCTACCTGCCCAGCAAGACCCGGCGCGTCTACCTGCCTGCCGCCGTCCTGAACGAGCACGCCCACAACCTGCAGATCATGGACTTCCCGCCGATCGCATCATTTCCTGTCAACACACTCCAG GAATGGGCTGATGCCCGCTGCAGAGGGGTCCACAGTGCTCACGCCTACATCCTCGTCTACGATATCTGCTGTTTTGACAGTTTTGAGTACATCAAGACCATTCGACAACAGATATTACAAACCAG AATGATTGACACGCCCATCATCATCGTGGGGAACAAGCGTGACCTGCAGAGTGGGCGTGTCATCCCCCGGAGGAATGTGTCCAACCTGGTGAAGAGGAGCTGGAAGTGCGGCTACGTCGAGTGCTCTGCCAAGTACAACTGGCACGTCCTGCTGCTGTTCCGCGAGCTGCTCCAGAGCATGGGCTGTGCCCGCTGCAAACACGTGCACGCTGCCATCCGCTTCCAGGGAGCCCTGCGCCGAGACCGCTGCAGCCTCATGTGA